From Jiangella mangrovi:
CGTCGTCGAGCGCGGACGCCAGCAGCGGCAGCGCGGGATAGCGGGAACGCGGACCCACGCTGCCGGGCGGGCCGTCGACGAAGAGCAGGTCGATGCCGCGCAGGTCGGACCACGCAGACGCCGCGTACCAGTCGTGCTTCTCGCCGCCGACGGTGACCGGCTCGAGCGGCGCTTCCCGCACCTCGGCGACGCCGTCGAGTCCGTGCCGGGCCAGTGCGTCGCGGGTGCGGGCGGCATAGCGCTCGTGGTGCTCGAGTGCGACGACGCGGCCGCGGCCGGCGCGCTTGCAGGCCAGCGCCAGCCAGACCGTCGAACCGCCGCTGCCGCACTCGACGATCAGCGCGTCCTGCGGGAGCCGGCGCACCAGGGACGCCAGCCGGAGCACGGTCTGCGGCGAGGCGGCGAACCCGCCGAACACCGGGACCTCGTCGTCGGCGCCGAACATCGCGTAGAGGTTGGCCAGCGCCGACAACTCGCCGAGCTGGCGCTCGGTCAGGGTGGCGTGCAGGTCGGTGCGGAGCTCGTCGTGCAGCGAGATCAGCTCGTCGTGCCGGACGGCGGCGTCGACCCGCTGGGCGCCGATGATGGCGGCGAGTGGCCCGCCCGACGGGTCGTTCTGCCGGGTCGCGATGGCCTCGACGGTGGTCGCGATGGTCCGGGTGGCGGCGCTCAGCTCCTTGAGCTGCTTCTCGAGCTTGCGGGCGCGCTGCTCGGACTCGCGCGCACTGGCCCCGACGACGACCAGCCCGACGAGGGCCAGGCCGAGCAGCAGGGCGATTGCCGCCTGGGCGAGGCTGCCGCCGTCGGCGACGATGACCACGGCGACGACGACCGCCGCCACCGCCCCGGCCAAGCCGAGCAGGGGCCAGCGGGAGCCGAGAAG
This genomic window contains:
- a CDS encoding class I SAM-dependent methyltransferase yields the protein MHRAIRALLGSRWPLLGLAGAVAAVVVAVVIVADGGSLAQAAIALLLGLALVGLVVVGASARESEQRARKLEKQLKELSAATRTIATTVEAIATRQNDPSGGPLAAIIGAQRVDAAVRHDELISLHDELRTDLHATLTERQLGELSALANLYAMFGADDEVPVFGGFAASPQTVLRLASLVRRLPQDALIVECGSGGSTVWLALACKRAGRGRVVALEHHERYAARTRDALARHGLDGVAEVREAPLEPVTVGGEKHDWYAASAWSDLRGIDLLFVDGPPGSVGPRSRYPALPLLASALDDGALVALDDVERPDEAEVAADWLAEGADGVRLTDDGLVGRTRFFTATRD